A genome region from Maridesulfovibrio salexigens DSM 2638 includes the following:
- a CDS encoding ExeA family protein produces MYLEFYGLNEKPFNILPDPEFFYLSQWHQQALTHIDYGLMNGDSLILLTGDAGTGKTSIIYKLVVEHSEEIIVGVIFNSAVGGDYIVEMILTELEGELPPNPTPASCLDALQQHLLDIYTNSDKRVLLILDEAQNLSDEALEQVRMISNLQAGKDNLISILMVGQTGFRDRLRKARYSQIVQRIVVSAHLSRLREQEAKEYIYYRLRQGGAEDPFTIFTEEAIMKINEYSHGIPRNINVLCEGSLIFGFADDIKPVSADVVDSFARERIGDGLLPVAESPTPCDEEEIGRYINDLEKRIASLESSMGIVKRTLVKIIKKLKILSLK; encoded by the coding sequence ATGTATTTAGAGTTCTACGGCTTGAACGAAAAGCCATTCAACATCCTGCCTGACCCTGAATTTTTTTATTTGAGCCAGTGGCACCAGCAGGCCCTTACCCATATTGATTACGGTTTGATGAATGGTGACAGTCTGATTTTGCTTACCGGAGATGCCGGAACGGGAAAGACTTCCATTATCTATAAGCTGGTGGTCGAGCATAGCGAAGAAATCATTGTCGGTGTGATCTTCAATAGTGCTGTTGGCGGCGATTACATCGTTGAGATGATTCTAACCGAACTTGAAGGAGAGCTGCCGCCAAATCCTACCCCGGCTTCGTGCCTTGATGCATTGCAGCAGCACTTGCTCGATATTTATACCAATAGTGATAAGCGGGTTTTGCTTATTCTTGATGAGGCCCAGAATCTGAGTGACGAAGCTCTTGAGCAGGTTCGAATGATTTCAAATTTGCAGGCCGGAAAGGATAACCTTATCTCAATTCTGATGGTAGGTCAGACCGGGTTTCGTGATAGATTGCGTAAGGCCCGTTACAGCCAGATTGTGCAGCGTATTGTTGTCAGTGCCCATCTTTCCCGTTTGCGGGAGCAGGAAGCTAAGGAGTATATCTACTACCGTCTACGGCAGGGCGGGGCTGAGGATCCCTTCACGATATTTACAGAAGAAGCCATTATGAAGATTAATGAATATTCTCATGGTATTCCTCGTAATATTAACGTTCTTTGTGAAGGTTCGCTAATCTTTGGTTTTGCAGATGATATTAAGCCTGTAAGTGCTGATGTTGTGGATTCATTTGCCCGGGAACGTATTGGTGACGGCCTGCTTCCCGTTGCTGAATCTCCAACTCCCTGTGATGAGGAAGAGATTGGCCGCTATATTAATGATCTGGAAAAAAGAATTGCCAGCCTTGAGTCTTCGATGGGTATCGTAAAGCGTACTTTGGTCAAGATAATAAAGAAACTGAAGATTCTGAGTTTAAAATAA
- a CDS encoding polysaccharide biosynthesis tyrosine autokinase, which produces MSKLLKAVEKAKRNRMLQEEQVSSGNRSTAVERTVAKTPPPVPEVRKEAESKPSDKMGQSCNIPKSFYNDDIVLDEMELAKNRILTKHSSSSFTDIYNLLRTQIFHRTKRKKHNVLMVTSAMPGEGKTITSINLAISIAREVDQFALLVDTDMRNPSIHKYLGIEVEKGLTDHLLHDIPVPDLLIKPGINKLSFLPAGEPIKGSTEILGSPKLQDLITEMKDRYPDRYVVFDCPDLLHAPDALVFSSYVDGIVFVVEAGKTSREYVQKALNLLEGRNIVGIVLNKSDKESLNVIS; this is translated from the coding sequence ATGAGCAAGCTGCTTAAGGCTGTTGAAAAAGCCAAACGAAATCGCATGTTGCAGGAAGAGCAGGTTTCCAGCGGAAACAGGTCAACAGCCGTTGAACGCACTGTTGCCAAAACGCCTCCCCCTGTGCCTGAAGTTAGAAAGGAAGCTGAATCCAAGCCTTCAGATAAAATGGGGCAGAGCTGCAATATCCCCAAAAGCTTCTACAATGATGATATTGTTCTTGATGAGATGGAGCTTGCTAAGAACAGGATTCTTACCAAGCACAGCAGCTCTTCATTTACTGATATTTATAACCTGCTGCGGACTCAGATTTTCCACCGCACCAAGAGAAAAAAGCACAATGTGTTGATGGTTACCAGTGCCATGCCCGGTGAAGGCAAGACCATTACTTCTATCAATTTAGCTATCAGTATTGCCCGTGAAGTTGATCAGTTCGCTTTGCTGGTGGATACGGACATGCGTAATCCAAGCATTCATAAGTACTTGGGAATAGAAGTGGAAAAGGGGCTCACTGATCATCTGCTTCATGATATTCCTGTGCCAGATTTATTAATTAAACCGGGCATTAATAAGCTTTCCTTTCTCCCTGCCGGGGAACCCATTAAAGGTTCCACAGAAATTCTAGGCTCCCCGAAGTTGCAGGATTTGATTACCGAAATGAAGGATCGTTACCCTGATCGTTATGTTGTCTTCGATTGTCCGGATTTACTGCATGCGCCTGATGCATTGGTCTTTTCCAGTTATGTTGATGGGATTGTGTTTGTTGTGGAAGCAGGCAAAACTTCACGTGAATATGTCCAGAAAGCACTCAATCTTCTTGAAGGGCGAAATATTGTAGGTATAGTTCTTAATAAGAGTGATAAGGAAAGCCTGAATGTTATCAGCTGA
- a CDS encoding ABC transporter ATP-binding protein, with protein sequence MIKIEKLNVKLPKFSLQDISLHIPEGDFFTLLGPTGSGKSMLLETIAGLVPVSSGSIKISGSEIAHLPPEKRGLSIVYQDYALFPHLSVLENITFGAKYKGISEDSAVRKAEELAEKLNISHLLTRTPLHLSGGERQRAAIARALLVDPAVLLLDEPLSALDPAFRQEVQDLLKDLHRETGITFVMVTHDFDEALYLSTNGAIIKNGKLVRKGKIRDIFNSPGSEFVAGFVGISNIYPCTPMTDYVKLSDLNLTYTKERAGSETRLAFRPEEVLLGSEIGENNGQNSFYATIKGITAGGFHARVTLDYDGMEIYALVPRKMIGNGELEPGLPIKVAVPEQSLHLF encoded by the coding sequence ATGATTAAAATTGAAAAATTGAACGTTAAACTGCCCAAATTTTCCCTTCAGGACATCAGCCTGCACATCCCGGAAGGAGATTTCTTCACCCTGCTCGGCCCTACGGGTTCCGGCAAATCAATGCTGCTGGAGACAATCGCCGGACTGGTGCCCGTATCATCCGGTTCCATAAAAATTTCAGGTAGTGAAATTGCCCACCTCCCCCCGGAAAAGCGGGGGCTGTCTATTGTTTATCAGGACTATGCCCTTTTCCCGCACCTGAGTGTGCTGGAAAACATAACCTTCGGCGCAAAATATAAAGGCATCAGCGAAGACAGCGCTGTGCGCAAAGCCGAAGAACTTGCGGAAAAGTTGAATATTTCACACCTGCTGACCCGTACACCGCTTCATTTGTCCGGTGGTGAACGCCAACGCGCCGCCATAGCCCGCGCCCTGCTGGTGGACCCGGCAGTGCTGTTACTTGATGAGCCTCTTTCCGCTTTGGACCCGGCTTTCCGGCAGGAAGTTCAAGACCTGCTCAAAGATCTTCATCGAGAAACCGGAATCACCTTCGTCATGGTCACCCACGATTTTGACGAAGCACTCTATCTTTCTACCAATGGAGCTATCATCAAGAATGGCAAACTCGTCCGCAAAGGTAAGATAAGAGATATTTTCAATTCTCCGGGCTCCGAGTTCGTGGCAGGCTTTGTAGGCATATCCAACATATACCCCTGCACGCCCATGACTGATTACGTAAAGCTTAGCGATCTGAACCTCACTTACACCAAGGAAAGGGCCGGCTCGGAAACAAGGTTGGCTTTTCGTCCTGAAGAAGTGCTTCTGGGAAGTGAGATTGGAGAAAACAACGGGCAGAACAGCTTTTACGCCACAATTAAAGGCATAACCGCCGGGGGATTTCACGCGCGTGTCACCCTTGATTATGACGGCATGGAAATCTACGCCCTTGTTCCGCGGAAAATGATTGGAAATGGCGAATTGGAACCGGGGCTGCCCATCAAAGTAGCTGTCCCGGAGCAAAGCCTGCACCTGTTTTAA
- the wtpA gene encoding tungstate ABC transporter substrate-binding protein WtpA, giving the protein MRSISLGVILVMLSLVSAVPGFAAEKLSGDVIMFHAGSLSVPLAKMEKEFEAMHPGVDIKREAGGSTKMARMISEVGKPADIMASADYVVIDKNLIPKFADFNIRFATNQLVLCYTDQSKYASEINSDNWYEIIQKPGVVWGHSDPNLDPCGYRSVMVMQLAEKFYGKEGLFDKLIKQRKKEWVRPKSVELISLLKTGNMDYAWEYLSVAVQHGLKYITLDKHINLSDYKYNNFYKQAKVTVSGKKPGSTIDRVGKSITYGITQLKDAPNKAAATAFMAYMLSPEGGLKILKEMGQPPFVPAIVPDETMIKNMPVELHKLVKVNK; this is encoded by the coding sequence ATGCGTTCAATATCTTTAGGAGTGATTCTGGTTATGCTTTCACTGGTATCCGCTGTTCCGGGTTTTGCAGCCGAAAAGCTCAGCGGTGATGTAATCATGTTTCATGCCGGCAGCCTTTCCGTTCCCCTTGCAAAGATGGAAAAGGAATTTGAAGCCATGCATCCCGGCGTTGACATCAAACGCGAAGCCGGTGGTTCCACCAAAATGGCACGTATGATCTCTGAAGTAGGCAAACCCGCTGATATCATGGCTTCCGCGGACTACGTGGTCATCGACAAGAACCTGATCCCCAAGTTCGCAGACTTCAACATCCGCTTTGCAACCAACCAGCTTGTTCTCTGCTACACTGACCAGTCCAAATACGCATCTGAGATCAATTCCGACAACTGGTATGAAATCATCCAGAAGCCCGGCGTTGTCTGGGGTCACTCAGATCCCAACCTTGATCCCTGCGGCTACCGTAGCGTGATGGTTATGCAACTGGCTGAAAAATTTTACGGTAAAGAAGGCCTTTTCGATAAACTCATCAAGCAGCGTAAGAAAGAATGGGTCCGCCCCAAATCAGTTGAACTGATCTCCCTGCTCAAAACCGGAAACATGGACTACGCTTGGGAATACCTCTCCGTAGCAGTGCAGCACGGCCTGAAGTACATTACCCTCGATAAGCACATCAACCTTTCCGATTACAAATACAACAACTTCTACAAGCAGGCGAAAGTGACTGTAAGCGGCAAGAAGCCCGGAAGCACCATTGACCGTGTTGGTAAATCCATCACTTACGGTATCACTCAGCTTAAGGATGCTCCCAACAAGGCTGCAGCCACTGCTTTCATGGCTTACATGCTTTCCCCTGAAGGCGGCCTGAAAATCCTGAAAGAAATGGGCCAGCCTCCTTTTGTTCCAGCCATTGTTCCTGATGAAACCATGATCAAGAACATGCCCGTCGAACTGCATAAGCTTGTAAAAGTAAATAAATAA
- a CDS encoding ABC transporter permease, with amino-acid sequence MRKFHKTSVSSIVSTILVLGFILVPLSQLILGSSVNELLETIMDPDVRAAISRSMLCSGMAALISFAIGTPFAFMLARKDFKGKALVESIIDMPIMIPHPVIGIALLSIAGRNHWIGQMLLDAGIRIMGTNTGIVAVLVFVGLPFYLNAARDGFEAVPERLEKAARTLGASPTQTFLRVTLPLAWRSLLTGMIMCMARALSEFGAVVIVAYHPMIAPVLMYERFTAYGLSYSRPVAIWLIFLSLVLFAALRILSRGLGSRDS; translated from the coding sequence ATGAGAAAATTCCACAAGACTTCAGTCAGCTCAATTGTGTCCACCATTCTGGTTCTCGGCTTCATTCTGGTTCCTCTGAGCCAGTTGATCTTAGGCTCAAGCGTAAATGAACTGCTTGAAACCATCATGGACCCTGATGTTCGTGCAGCCATCAGCCGAAGCATGCTTTGTTCCGGCATGGCGGCACTCATATCTTTTGCTATCGGCACCCCTTTCGCTTTTATGCTGGCCCGCAAGGATTTCAAAGGCAAAGCACTGGTGGAATCCATCATCGACATGCCGATTATGATCCCGCACCCAGTTATAGGTATTGCACTACTATCCATTGCCGGACGAAATCACTGGATAGGACAAATGCTTCTTGATGCCGGAATCCGTATCATGGGCACAAATACGGGTATTGTGGCTGTGCTGGTCTTTGTAGGGTTACCTTTTTATCTCAATGCCGCACGGGATGGATTTGAGGCCGTTCCCGAAAGACTGGAAAAAGCCGCCCGGACCTTGGGGGCTTCACCTACCCAGACATTTCTGCGGGTTACATTGCCGCTGGCTTGGCGCTCATTGCTGACCGGAATGATCATGTGCATGGCCCGTGCACTCAGTGAATTCGGCGCAGTTGTTATCGTAGCCTATCATCCCATGATAGCCCCCGTGTTGATGTACGAACGTTTCACTGCCTATGGTCTTTCATATTCACGTCCTGTGGCTATCTGGCTGATTTTTCTTTCACTGGTGCTCTTTGCGGCACTGCGAATTCTTTCACGCGGACTTGGGAGCAGGGATTCATGA
- a CDS encoding DUF4962 domain-containing protein, which produces MRHKPIMAVMVLVSVLWVFPFSASAADYSVFKERPRLYFNKARLEQLRSIKDKEPYADFLRIIRKRAKAMVGNRVPTNLLRYNNESVRRPADGLVDNSFYYLITGDSSSFIAVQNLLRTFCSSKVWGNNEDIGAAHGLFALSLAYDWFYDELSSAMRLMVKDSIIEHAEILDEIIRSKRLWWAQSRGLLQNHNYVNAGALAVAGIALYGEDQRALKWLQTAEDNFNTVLPLLSPDGASHEGVGYWSYGTLWLLNYYMAMAPAQGLEMVRSSGFLRNTAKFRLYASLPGFRYNVDFADSPMVDFYGPGAILRSLARVFNDGHAQWLAAEIEHKRRMNTVLWQDYVWYDPQIKPQSPQNLPLHAWFDNLGILLTRSSWREDASLVFFKCGPPQGFHALSKGVFPGSHIHPDAGHFGLWQGKSSLVNDDGFQLKKLSINHNIPVFNKIGQLGEGTDVFQLYDYKKGKGVTPKPRFVCGQGYQGIEVELAGYYPASVRPKSWIRAIVVINGEDIFVRDRITTVGNTSILYPVHVYRKGRLLSDVGVGKVCLDRDSGYSLNFYGQDFSTSFKRYTGLVWYMGKKIPRSGMLFQAERKTSSPSIMYTAVGRTSEGCTDPLLLDSSIERDVIEVECRSGRYRVDFSTLKASRL; this is translated from the coding sequence ATGCGGCATAAGCCGATCATGGCGGTGATGGTGCTGGTTTCGGTGTTATGGGTGTTTCCGTTTTCCGCATCTGCTGCTGATTACTCTGTATTTAAAGAACGTCCCAGACTTTATTTTAATAAGGCCCGTTTGGAGCAATTGCGTTCCATCAAAGATAAAGAGCCTTATGCCGATTTTTTGCGCATCATTCGTAAGCGCGCCAAGGCAATGGTGGGCAACAGAGTTCCGACTAATCTGCTGCGTTACAATAACGAATCTGTCCGCCGTCCTGCTGACGGGTTGGTGGATAACTCCTTTTATTATCTGATTACCGGTGATTCCAGTTCATTTATTGCTGTTCAGAATTTGTTACGGACATTCTGCTCCTCAAAGGTCTGGGGCAATAATGAAGATATCGGAGCTGCGCACGGTCTTTTTGCTCTTTCACTCGCCTATGACTGGTTCTACGATGAATTGTCCTCGGCCATGCGCTTAATGGTAAAGGATTCGATCATTGAACATGCAGAAATATTGGATGAAATCATTCGCTCGAAACGGTTGTGGTGGGCCCAGTCCCGTGGTCTGCTTCAGAACCATAATTATGTAAATGCCGGTGCCTTGGCGGTTGCCGGGATTGCATTATACGGCGAAGATCAGAGGGCGTTAAAGTGGCTGCAAACAGCTGAAGATAATTTTAATACGGTTTTGCCCCTGCTTTCCCCGGACGGAGCTTCACATGAGGGTGTCGGTTACTGGAGCTACGGTACTCTCTGGCTGCTTAACTATTACATGGCAATGGCTCCCGCACAGGGACTGGAGATGGTTCGTTCAAGCGGTTTTTTGAGAAACACCGCTAAATTCAGACTTTACGCTTCCTTGCCCGGATTTAGATACAATGTAGATTTTGCAGATTCTCCCATGGTTGATTTTTACGGACCAGGGGCAATTCTGAGGAGCCTTGCACGTGTTTTTAATGACGGTCATGCCCAATGGCTGGCAGCTGAGATCGAGCATAAAAGACGTATGAATACTGTGCTCTGGCAGGATTACGTATGGTATGATCCGCAGATAAAACCACAGAGTCCGCAGAACCTTCCTCTGCATGCATGGTTTGATAATCTCGGAATTCTGTTGACCCGTTCATCATGGCGAGAAGATGCGTCACTGGTATTCTTTAAATGCGGACCTCCCCAAGGTTTCCATGCTTTATCCAAGGGAGTTTTTCCCGGTTCCCATATTCATCCTGACGCAGGTCATTTCGGGTTATGGCAGGGTAAGAGTTCGTTGGTTAATGATGACGGATTCCAGCTGAAGAAGCTGTCAATAAATCACAATATTCCTGTTTTCAATAAGATAGGCCAGTTAGGTGAAGGTACGGATGTTTTTCAGCTTTATGATTATAAAAAGGGCAAAGGGGTCACTCCCAAGCCCCGGTTTGTCTGCGGGCAGGGATATCAAGGTATTGAAGTGGAGCTGGCTGGATACTATCCGGCGTCTGTGCGCCCGAAATCATGGATACGGGCAATTGTAGTCATAAATGGCGAAGATATTTTTGTGCGTGACCGTATCACAACTGTAGGTAATACCAGCATTCTATACCCCGTACATGTTTACCGAAAGGGGCGTTTGCTCAGCGATGTTGGAGTCGGGAAAGTTTGTTTGGATCGGGACAGCGGATATAGCCTTAATTTTTATGGTCAGGATTTCAGCACATCGTTTAAGCGGTATACAGGATTAGTCTGGTATATGGGTAAGAAGATTCCTCGCTCAGGCATGCTGTTTCAGGCGGAGCGCAAGACTTCATCTCCATCGATCATGTATACTGCTGTCGGGCGTACTTCTGAGGGCTGCACAGATCCATTGCTGCTAGACAGTTCCATTGAGAGAGATGTCATTGAAGTTGAGTGCCGCAGTGGTAGGTATAGAGTTGATTTTTCAACGCTCAAAGCGAGCAGATTATGA
- a CDS encoding lipopolysaccharide biosynthesis protein, translating into MSSKHSNLKKLILVFTAKGVKGVGGLLLAWVLAKKYGAYGTGLFFIGYTFAFLCANFAQLGLGNACLRYIPQAREQHESNLSAMWTLSQLIVGGFALLLSGAVMFYAEPVAGLVFKNVSKWAYIFCASPIIFFWSLTRINIMVRQSLGDMSGITVVENLLIPLGMLLLSASAFVIDFDVIHFLVAVTALYGVSFLYSFLSTRRDYGLHFSLRLRSSVSVREIIVYSIPLLIVAFSQTSLIWINTLILGAVGVVVDSALFVAAMKVAVSISILLYTFNSVYAPQISAVYAREDHKAICSLYREATHALTLFSFILLAGVAVYADVIMNFFGAQYSAGTSCLLWMLLGQICNCYTGPVGYLLILSGKSRLEVFNTVAGLILNAGLCLLLYNSLGVSGAGLAFCFSNVLISLLRYFQCRKYFGIRWLDSKQKFFVFLQLFIVGVYLVFHSYGVNRELSVAALLISYLLLNTNNIRLLSAGLRSRN; encoded by the coding sequence TTGAGCAGTAAACACTCCAATTTGAAGAAGTTGATTCTTGTCTTCACAGCTAAGGGAGTGAAGGGGGTAGGCGGCTTGCTGCTGGCATGGGTGCTGGCTAAGAAGTATGGAGCCTATGGAACCGGGCTTTTTTTTATCGGCTACACTTTTGCCTTTCTGTGTGCCAATTTTGCTCAGTTGGGACTCGGCAATGCGTGTTTGCGTTATATTCCGCAGGCGAGGGAACAGCATGAATCCAATCTTTCTGCTATGTGGACTCTTTCACAGCTGATTGTCGGGGGCTTTGCGTTACTGCTTTCCGGAGCGGTTATGTTCTATGCTGAACCAGTTGCCGGTTTGGTCTTTAAAAATGTGTCAAAATGGGCGTATATTTTTTGTGCTTCCCCCATTATTTTTTTCTGGAGCCTGACCAGAATCAACATAATGGTCCGCCAGAGCCTTGGCGATATGTCTGGAATCACGGTGGTGGAAAATTTATTAATTCCGCTCGGCATGTTGCTTTTGTCTGCTTCGGCATTTGTTATCGATTTTGATGTAATTCATTTTCTTGTTGCGGTTACCGCTCTTTATGGTGTGTCCTTTTTATATTCTTTTCTAAGTACTCGTCGGGATTATGGTTTGCATTTTTCTCTTCGGCTGCGCAGTTCCGTAAGTGTCCGTGAAATTATAGTTTATTCCATTCCGCTTTTGATTGTCGCATTTTCTCAGACTTCATTGATCTGGATAAATACGCTTATTCTCGGTGCTGTGGGAGTGGTTGTGGATTCCGCTCTTTTTGTAGCTGCCATGAAAGTTGCGGTTAGTATTTCCATACTGCTTTACACATTTAACAGTGTATATGCCCCGCAGATTTCAGCTGTTTACGCTCGTGAAGACCATAAAGCTATTTGCTCCCTGTATCGCGAGGCCACCCATGCGCTGACTTTGTTTTCATTCATTTTGTTGGCCGGGGTGGCTGTTTATGCAGATGTGATCATGAATTTTTTCGGGGCGCAATACAGCGCCGGGACAAGCTGTCTGCTGTGGATGCTTCTCGGGCAGATTTGTAATTGCTACACTGGGCCGGTGGGCTACCTGCTGATTCTTTCCGGTAAATCAAGGCTGGAAGTATTTAATACCGTTGCAGGGTTGATTCTCAATGCGGGACTCTGCCTGCTTCTTTACAACAGTCTGGGGGTAAGCGGTGCAGGTCTGGCTTTCTGCTTTTCCAATGTACTGATTAGCCTGCTTCGCTATTTTCAATGCCGTAAGTATTTCGGAATCCGTTGGCTGGACAGCAAACAAAAATTCTTTGTCTTTTTACAGTTGTTTATCGTCGGTGTTTACCTTGTTTTCCATAGCTATGGCGTGAATAGAGAGTTGTCTGTTGCGGCCCTTTTGATCTCGTATTTGCTACTTAATACCAATAACATAAGGTTGTTGTCCGCAGGCTTGCGATCTCGTAATTAA
- a CDS encoding DMT family transporter, producing MQQHDQKKAYIYGLSAVLIWSTVASAFKIALGYMDPLQLLFYAVIFSTLSLFLILKIQNKTEQIKRMSTKDLLKNGLPGLLNPFLYYIVLFKAYDLLPAQEAQPLNYTWAITLSLLSIPLLGQKMTMRELLAILTSYMGVVIISTHGNLLNIQFSNGFGVFLALFSTILWSLYWIMNTKSKSDPLVGLFLNFCFGLPLVAVAMLIFSGPPPFNAPAILSAAYVGFFEMGITFALWLNAMKLTEKASRVSNLIFLSPFLSLILIHFILGEEILHSTLVGLLFIVGGNLIQQLGRKN from the coding sequence ATGCAGCAGCACGATCAGAAAAAAGCATACATCTACGGGCTTTCAGCCGTACTCATATGGTCCACGGTGGCCTCGGCATTCAAAATTGCCCTAGGCTACATGGACCCGCTGCAACTACTCTTCTATGCGGTTATATTCTCCACCTTATCCCTCTTCTTGATTTTGAAGATACAGAATAAAACCGAACAGATAAAGCGCATGAGCACAAAAGATTTACTCAAGAACGGCCTACCCGGACTGCTCAATCCATTTCTATATTATATAGTACTATTCAAGGCCTACGACCTGCTCCCCGCACAGGAAGCCCAGCCGCTCAATTACACTTGGGCGATCACTCTTTCACTGCTTTCCATTCCCTTGCTGGGTCAGAAAATGACCATGCGGGAACTGCTGGCTATCCTGACCAGCTACATGGGAGTTGTAATAATCTCCACCCACGGAAACCTGCTCAACATCCAGTTCAGCAATGGATTCGGAGTATTTCTGGCTTTATTCAGCACCATACTCTGGTCACTATACTGGATCATGAATACAAAGAGTAAATCCGACCCGCTGGTGGGATTGTTCTTGAATTTCTGCTTCGGGCTGCCGCTGGTAGCAGTAGCCATGTTGATTTTTTCCGGACCGCCGCCGTTCAATGCTCCGGCAATTCTTTCTGCGGCCTATGTAGGATTTTTTGAAATGGGGATAACTTTTGCGCTCTGGCTAAATGCTATGAAGCTGACTGAAAAGGCATCGCGAGTCAGCAACTTGATTTTCCTGTCACCATTCCTTTCGCTTATCCTGATCCACTTTATTCTTGGTGAGGAAATCCTGCATTCAACGCTTGTGGGACTTTTATTTATTGTGGGCGGGAATTTGATTCAGCAGTTGGGAAGAAAGAATTAA
- a CDS encoding sulfotransferase, with translation MIHAFILYDSRSGSTLLSSLLNQYAGVVVGQESHFISLILENYRDEKLLTVEGVLELLYSEPRFVEWNIDREQLRHRLTGRGSLSYRAVFDAVFMEYLEVRGEKMPEVLVIKGARHDFHMSKLKNIYSDARFVFLLRDGRAVFNSKLDMVSLTGMKMSNNVFQAAFDWKKMVNRMNGQSVIRLRFEDLLAAPEREVLRILDEFGVSSEGKEVVASQQDYYKLIGSRQKHLHQNVGKAPDRTIAVKWKERLSPAQIQLYELICARELLQSGYKLCASGNVPFKDSVRVIGGQGLHWIWLKLRNIFYYTFIERSLLRKLREKRFEQ, from the coding sequence ATGATTCATGCATTTATTCTTTATGATAGCCGCTCCGGTTCGACTTTACTTTCTTCGCTGCTGAATCAGTATGCCGGGGTTGTGGTTGGGCAGGAAAGTCATTTTATTTCCCTTATTCTTGAAAATTATCGGGATGAAAAATTACTGACTGTTGAAGGAGTGCTGGAGCTTCTTTATTCCGAACCACGTTTTGTTGAATGGAATATTGACCGTGAACAATTGCGTCATCGATTGACTGGCCGGGGAAGCTTGAGCTACCGCGCTGTGTTTGATGCTGTATTCATGGAATATCTTGAGGTTCGCGGGGAAAAAATGCCTGAAGTTCTGGTCATCAAAGGTGCAAGGCATGATTTTCACATGTCCAAATTGAAAAACATATACAGCGATGCAAGGTTTGTTTTTCTGCTTCGTGACGGCAGGGCCGTGTTTAATTCAAAATTGGACATGGTATCCCTGACTGGAATGAAGATGTCCAATAATGTTTTCCAAGCCGCATTTGATTGGAAGAAGATGGTGAACAGGATGAATGGGCAGTCGGTAATCCGGTTGCGTTTCGAAGACCTGCTTGCAGCACCGGAACGGGAAGTTCTCCGCATACTTGATGAATTTGGTGTCAGCTCGGAAGGTAAGGAAGTTGTTGCGTCCCAGCAGGATTATTACAAGTTGATTGGGAGCAGGCAAAAGCATTTGCATCAGAATGTCGGAAAGGCCCCGGATCGCACCATAGCTGTAAAATGGAAAGAGCGGCTTAGTCCTGCACAGATTCAATTGTATGAACTGATCTGCGCGCGTGAGCTTTTGCAGAGTGGCTATAAATTATGTGCATCCGGCAATGTTCCGTTTAAGGACAGTGTTCGCGTGATTGGCGGACAGGGATTGCACTGGATATGGCTGAAACTGCGCAATATTTTTTATTATACTTTTATTGAGCGGAGTCTTCTTCGCAAGCTGAGGGAAAAGCGGTTTGAGCAGTAA